Genomic segment of Prochlorococcus marinus CUG1433:
CCAGAATTTTATAAATTCATTTTAAAAGGAAGATTAAGAGAACTTATTACTGCAAAATCTTTTCTAATTTTCTTATGGGGTAATTCACTAGAACTTTATACAGAGGCAGTTTACACTGAAAACAAAATTAATCTTGAAAATAAGAGCACTGTATTCATCAAAGATAAAAACACCACAGAAATATGGAATTTAATTTTAGATAGACTAAAAGAAAGGTATAGCTCAACTAACTTACAAGTTGAATTTAATAATTCATCAATAATTCTTTCTGGGATAAAGAAAGAATTCATTTCAAGACTAATTTGCAAAATGTTAGATGAGCTAGATAATTTAGTAAAAAATATTAAGGAAAACTATAAAGAGAAAGATTTTAAAGATGATTTAAATTCTCTTATAAAAGAACTTAAAGTCAATACAATTTCAAATATTACAGACAGTTATTTTAGATTAAAAAAAGAAGGCAAGTCTGTTTCAATAAATGATTTTATTTATAGTGAAGTAAGTTGCGAAGAGATAGATAGAGAATCGCATGAATCAATAATGTTTATTGAGCCAATTATTAAAAATGAAGCTCTTGACTATGATGGAAAATTACTCCTTCTATATGAAACAGAATCGTTTTTGATACTTGAAAATATAATCTCAAATTGGACAATAAGGAACTGTAATTTATTAGCTTCAGAAATCTTTAATATTTGTTCTTCTTGGCCTGAATTAAGGACTGTACTTATAAATCCTGAATTACAATCGACAAGAAATTTTGAAAGATTTAGAAATAATATTAATAACTATAATCGCTGGCATGACTATATTTATATGCCTATCTATTTGTATGAGAGTAAACGAGAATATATTGATATTATCGATAAAAAATTTACTCGATACTTCAAAAATGAAAATAGGGAGAAAGAATTAGAGAATCTAGAATGGCTACAAAAACAAGTTACATTGTTAGTTGAGATAAGAGATGCCGTAGCACCTCAGTTAGAAGTTGTTGTAAAATATATCGGTAATCTTTTCGTAACTTTCCTTACAAAGGTCGTTGGCAAAGCTATCGGTTTAGTTGGGAAAGGAATCCTTCAAGGATTAGGAAGGTCAAGTTCAAAGTAAGTTTTTAAACTTTAATGAAAATAGTTCAATGGATCCTAATAGCATTAATTTTCTTAAGTCCATATAAAGCAAATGCCTCCAGAGATTCTGACAGTTACGATGGCAACATCTTTCCTATATACGCAGGTAATGGGGCTATAGTTCCTCCCCAGACAACTCTTCAGGAATCATTAAAAAATAAAAGAGTTGCAGTTTTATTTTTTTATCTTGACGACAGTTCAGATAGTAAAGCTATGGCTCCGATAATTTCTGGTTTAGATTTGATATGGAGAAATAATATAGATATCATTGCTCTAACTACAGATGAATTACAGGATAAAGAAAAGTCTGATCTTAGAAATCAACCTAATTATTATTGGAACGGATTAATTCCACAAACCATTATTTTAAATAGTGATGGAGAAGTGCAATATGATAAAAATGGAATGGTTAACATAGATGAATTAAACAAAGTTATAGGAGATTTAATAGGAATTGAAATAAATGATACGGAATTTTCTGTAGAAAGTTTTAATGAATACAACAGTATCATTTCTGAAAAAAAATATAACAACAAAAATTAATTTAGAAAAATGATATTAATAAATATCCTCTTAGTTCTTTTAATTTTTTTAACTCTTTCAGATTTATATATTAAAAACTCACCAAAATCAAAGTTAAATCTGGTACCTATAAATTACAAAATTAAAAAAAAGGATGGTTTAAACGAATTAATTATTGATTTAAAAATAACTAATAAAAGTAAAACCAAAGAGACGATGGTATCTAATATAAATTTTGAATTAGATTTTTTTAAAAATAAAGGTAACGAATATTGCCAAAATTTAAACTATCAAGAAGATATTTATATATATGAAAATAATAAAATTAAGAATTTAAATAATTATTGGCCAACAACAATTATCAAGTCAAATGCAGAATTATTTGTAAGAATCATATATAAATTTAGGAATGATAATTTTAGAAAAAAAATAAAATATCTATGGTTAAAAGTATTTTGGGAGAACTATGGACATTTTGGTATTTCAAATAATAAGGATTGTTTTTTAATTAATTTAGATGGCCAAAAACAAAAGCCGAAAGAAGTTTTTGAAATTCCTTTAAATAATAAATACAAAGCTTTTGCTATTAAAACTCATTTACTTGGTTGCTTCGATAACCCAGTAAATACTGTGATTGAATACAGCAAAGGAATTGTAGAAAAAAATGATATTTTAACAATCGGTGAGAGTCCGCTAGCGATTATGCAAAATAGATATATTTCCCCTCAAAATTTAAAATATAGTTTATTTTCGAAAGCTTTATGTTATTTTTTTCACCCTACAAGCAGTCTCGCAACAGCTTGCGGCATGCAATTATTAATAAATAGAATCGGAGTCACAAGAATAACCTTTGCACTATTTGTTGGATTTCTCTTCAAATTAGTTGGTATTAAGGGTATGTTTTATAGGCTAACTGGTTCAGAATCATCTCTCATTGATGATATAAGCGGTACAGTTAAACCCTACGACAAGAGTATAGTTTTGGGTCCTCTCAATCCGGAGTTATTTTGTAGAGAGGTCTCGAAGCATCTGAATATAAATGTTGCTGTAGTAGATGTTAATGATCTTGGAGGTGTGAAAGTGTTAGCTAGTTCAAATAAAGCAGTAAATAAAATACTCAAAAGAAACTTAATTTCTAATCCGGCTGGCAATGGAGATGAAAAAACCCCTATAGTATTAATAAGAGAAAAAAAGTAAATGAAAAAAGATACCTCTTATTCTTTTCGATCTAAAAAAGGAATGGAAGTAACTTTTGAAGAACTTCATATAAGACACATTAACCTTTTAATAGATATCAAAAATAAGGAATTGAATAATTGGTTTTTAAAGATGGCAATTATAAACACCTTTGATGACTTAAAAATTTTTTTAAATAACCTTAAGAAAAATAAAAATAAATGCATAATTGCTATATATGGAAACGAAATTATTGGTTATTTGAATATTTTTCCTTTAAACAAAAAAGAGACTTGCTTAAAAAT
This window contains:
- a CDS encoding DUF3685 domain-containing protein, with the translated sequence MELITKKSILIIAPSLIAESLSLKLTSIDQNLDINFKNGIGDKTPDLVIWNVLNFQSEDLLRLELLKLRERYNESKFLIILSGELLYESNNPPSLNTEGFLLNPSAEKVLESINTILNGGRVFDIGNNSRVQLNKNKPLSFSQKILTSGLKQIDSEINYIFKYVNSDSTPEFYKFILKGRLRELITAKSFLIFLWGNSLELYTEAVYTENKINLENKSTVFIKDKNTTEIWNLILDRLKERYSSTNLQVEFNNSSIILSGIKKEFISRLICKMLDELDNLVKNIKENYKEKDFKDDLNSLIKELKVNTISNITDSYFRLKKEGKSVSINDFIYSEVSCEEIDRESHESIMFIEPIIKNEALDYDGKLLLLYETESFLILENIISNWTIRNCNLLASEIFNICSSWPELRTVLINPELQSTRNFERFRNNINNYNRWHDYIYMPIYLYESKREYIDIIDKKFTRYFKNENREKELENLEWLQKQVTLLVEIRDAVAPQLEVVVKYIGNLFVTFLTKVVGKAIGLVGKGILQGLGRSSSK
- a CDS encoding thylakoid membrane photosystem I accumulation factor — encoded protein: MKIVQWILIALIFLSPYKANASRDSDSYDGNIFPIYAGNGAIVPPQTTLQESLKNKRVAVLFFYLDDSSDSKAMAPIISGLDLIWRNNIDIIALTTDELQDKEKSDLRNQPNYYWNGLIPQTIILNSDGEVQYDKNGMVNIDELNKVIGDLIGIEINDTEFSVESFNEYNSIISEKKYNNKN